A window of the Pseudomonas gozinkensis genome harbors these coding sequences:
- a CDS encoding glycosyltransferase codes for MNTKKIIIVLGMHRSGTSALTRGLSTMGVALSDDLHPAGPDNPTGFWEDSDVIAINNQILGLLGSAHDRMGVIDANVFELPGIQEIYDAAKALVTQKTTSTSMWGIKDPRITRLLPFWQKLLNELGFEIGYVIALRNPLNVAASLTARNQLPPVKSYILWLEHMLQAVACTHSESRLIVSYDYLLSDPGKQLLRMSSTLGLQAPTPEELASYSKEFLDTNLRHGQHDDDELLKSHIEPAILAQTYELLRECALDELSINSDEFEQQFQPLMSALRRMQPMLQLASQAEAATVAANEEIVARDRQIEALNTHIQHLNHNNEIYLATDAGKSSSFTALKHEQSLLVSALSEQTARNNELTSELGQCQSALEQATVHKESLKQHVADLTLSLNTVHGNLLTTTEQVDTLSNAWATFFVSRTWKLFRVFNKKATRPVIPLPEGNQFDDKFYLRTYPDVAASTLSAREHFLGAGLREGRQASASPAPSARLNAAILQSSALVEVSGEEERKVEKEEDVAFDRDFYLAMYPDIADCGIKPEQHFLLHGRHEGRIGTVPQVKLSRPLTNDENGKPTVLLVSHEASRTGAPILSLNVAQHLTQRFNVVALLLGPGSLTEAFLESGAIVAGPLDRSNAMGASLAVSKFLNTHKIDFAIVNSLESNVVLKPLAERFIPAVSLIHEFAIYTRPQSAIQNALLWASQTVFSSRATLDSAVQALPQLGDRSIPVLAQGKSIVPGEAQDEKFVVAEKRRLQHAMRPKDQDADTIVILGAGRVQLRKGVDIFIECATRVINSAIGHKCRFVWIGDNYDPEIDIAYSVYLQDQIQRSGIAEQFKIITETAQIEEVYAMSDMLLLSSRLDPLPNVAIDAMLEARPVLCFDRTTGIAEILKRNDLESACVAPYLDTGDMADKIIRLASSDSVRADVGERVKAIATREFNMPDYVAKLVDIATQLEASSRQEQQDSATISEAGVLDIDYYTPANVHLKDADEAVRRYVRSWSRGILRRKPFPGFDPSLYQELNADAVGLQDPLAHFLHAGRPQGPWNQTHFDWNKPHPALGDRAVLLYLSVESPQHLLNALDKITVSGVRVTVIVLTSDEAMRVALHNMLETERSLTLDIRVYERGSLWAMLEHLTEARYQDYDLVGHIDLQTDPVNPEFTSRSAYHHFLIENMIDGKHLALRTIASQLSDPDSAHPIGLVFPDDPNISHLASDEALLASLCKAIDIQKADYEHQPYPVNGAFLGTPETLSPLVGSLSALKSATKQMHLSPQVESRIMARLLPQACASKRMHMKTTVVAGVTY; via the coding sequence ATGAATACCAAGAAAATCATCATTGTCCTGGGCATGCATCGCAGCGGCACCAGCGCGCTCACCCGAGGCCTGAGCACCATGGGTGTCGCCTTGAGCGACGATCTTCACCCTGCCGGCCCTGATAATCCCACCGGTTTTTGGGAAGACAGCGATGTCATTGCCATCAATAACCAGATTCTCGGTTTGCTGGGCTCGGCACATGATCGCATGGGCGTGATCGACGCCAATGTTTTCGAATTGCCCGGGATTCAGGAAATTTATGACGCCGCCAAAGCGCTGGTGACGCAAAAAACAACATCGACATCAATGTGGGGAATCAAGGATCCGCGCATTACCCGATTGCTTCCGTTCTGGCAAAAGCTGCTGAACGAACTCGGCTTCGAAATCGGTTATGTCATTGCCTTGCGCAACCCGTTGAATGTTGCAGCATCACTGACCGCGCGCAACCAACTCCCGCCGGTCAAATCCTACATCCTTTGGCTGGAGCACATGCTGCAAGCCGTGGCATGCACCCATTCTGAAAGTCGATTGATTGTAAGTTACGACTACCTGCTGAGTGATCCAGGCAAGCAGCTCCTGCGGATGTCCAGCACTCTGGGCCTGCAGGCGCCCACCCCGGAAGAGCTGGCGAGCTACTCAAAAGAGTTTCTGGACACCAACCTGCGTCATGGCCAACACGACGATGATGAACTGCTGAAGAGCCATATCGAGCCCGCCATTCTCGCGCAAACTTATGAGTTGCTGCGTGAATGTGCACTTGACGAGCTGTCCATCAACAGCGATGAATTCGAACAACAGTTTCAACCTCTGATGTCGGCACTACGACGGATGCAGCCGATGTTGCAACTTGCATCCCAAGCCGAAGCTGCAACTGTCGCCGCCAACGAAGAAATTGTGGCCAGGGATCGCCAGATTGAAGCCCTGAACACGCACATCCAGCACCTGAATCATAACAACGAGATCTATCTGGCGACCGATGCCGGGAAGTCCTCCAGCTTCACCGCTCTGAAACATGAACAATCCTTACTCGTAAGTGCTCTGTCGGAGCAGACTGCCCGCAATAATGAGCTGACGTCAGAACTCGGGCAGTGTCAGTCGGCACTCGAGCAGGCTACAGTCCACAAGGAATCGCTCAAGCAACATGTCGCCGATCTGACATTGTCGCTGAATACCGTTCACGGCAACTTGCTGACGACCACCGAACAGGTCGATACGCTGAGCAATGCCTGGGCGACGTTCTTCGTATCCAGAACCTGGAAGCTGTTTCGCGTTTTCAATAAAAAAGCCACCAGACCGGTCATCCCGCTGCCCGAAGGCAATCAGTTCGACGACAAATTTTATTTGAGGACGTACCCAGACGTGGCCGCCTCGACTCTGAGTGCGCGGGAACACTTTCTGGGCGCAGGCCTTCGTGAAGGTCGCCAGGCTTCAGCCAGCCCGGCCCCCTCTGCCCGCCTTAACGCGGCAATATTGCAATCATCAGCGCTCGTGGAAGTAAGCGGTGAGGAAGAGCGAAAGGTAGAAAAAGAAGAAGACGTCGCATTTGACCGCGACTTTTATCTTGCCATGTACCCTGACATTGCCGACTGTGGAATCAAACCGGAACAGCATTTCCTGTTGCACGGTCGACATGAAGGCCGGATCGGAACCGTGCCGCAGGTCAAACTGAGCCGCCCGCTCACTAATGACGAAAACGGCAAGCCGACTGTATTGCTCGTCAGTCATGAAGCATCGCGTACCGGTGCGCCGATTCTCAGCCTCAACGTTGCACAGCACCTGACACAGCGCTTCAATGTCGTCGCACTGCTTCTGGGACCTGGCAGCCTGACTGAGGCCTTCCTCGAATCGGGAGCGATCGTTGCCGGCCCATTGGACCGAAGCAACGCGATGGGCGCGTCCTTGGCAGTCAGCAAGTTTTTGAACACCCATAAAATCGACTTTGCGATCGTCAACAGCCTGGAATCCAATGTAGTGCTCAAGCCGTTGGCCGAGCGCTTCATTCCCGCAGTCAGTCTTATCCACGAGTTTGCGATCTACACCCGCCCGCAATCCGCCATTCAAAATGCACTGCTGTGGGCAAGTCAGACGGTATTTTCCTCACGAGCAACGTTAGACAGTGCTGTGCAAGCACTGCCGCAACTCGGCGACCGCAGCATTCCAGTGTTGGCACAAGGCAAAAGTATCGTGCCAGGTGAAGCACAGGACGAGAAGTTCGTCGTCGCTGAAAAACGTCGACTCCAGCATGCCATGCGACCAAAGGATCAGGACGCCGATACTATCGTCATCCTTGGCGCCGGCCGCGTTCAATTGCGCAAGGGTGTCGATATCTTCATCGAATGCGCCACGCGGGTCATCAACTCCGCGATTGGTCACAAGTGCCGTTTTGTCTGGATCGGCGACAACTATGATCCCGAGATCGACATTGCGTATTCGGTTTACCTGCAGGATCAGATTCAGCGCAGCGGCATTGCTGAACAATTCAAGATCATCACCGAAACTGCACAGATCGAGGAGGTTTATGCCATGAGCGATATGTTGCTGCTCAGCTCCCGACTCGATCCGCTACCGAACGTCGCTATTGACGCCATGTTGGAGGCGCGGCCCGTACTATGTTTTGACCGGACCACAGGTATCGCCGAAATCCTCAAGCGCAACGATCTTGAATCGGCATGCGTGGCACCCTACCTCGACACTGGCGACATGGCTGACAAAATCATTCGTCTGGCATCCTCCGATAGCGTCAGAGCCGACGTGGGCGAACGAGTGAAGGCTATCGCCACCCGCGAGTTCAACATGCCTGACTACGTTGCAAAACTGGTAGACATCGCCACTCAACTGGAAGCGTCGAGCCGTCAGGAACAGCAGGACAGTGCTACGATTTCCGAGGCAGGTGTACTGGACATCGATTATTACACGCCCGCCAACGTGCACTTGAAAGATGCGGATGAGGCCGTGCGTCGTTATGTTCGCTCATGGAGTCGAGGCATACTTCGTCGCAAGCCATTTCCAGGTTTTGATCCGAGCCTCTATCAGGAACTCAATGCAGACGCGGTCGGTCTGCAAGACCCTCTTGCCCATTTCCTTCACGCGGGTCGTCCGCAAGGGCCATGGAACCAGACTCATTTCGACTGGAATAAACCTCACCCGGCGCTGGGTGACCGTGCAGTTCTTTTGTACCTCAGTGTCGAATCGCCTCAACACCTGCTCAATGCACTGGACAAGATTACGGTCTCCGGTGTCCGCGTGACCGTGATCGTACTGACCAGCGATGAGGCAATGCGAGTTGCGCTGCACAATATGCTTGAGACCGAGCGTAGCCTGACACTCGATATCCGGGTGTACGAGCGAGGAAGTCTATGGGCAATGCTTGAGCATTTGACCGAAGCCCGCTATCAAGACTACGACCTGGTCGGCCACATCGACCTGCAAACAGACCCGGTGAACCCGGAGTTCACCAGTCGCTCGGCCTATCATCACTTCCTGATCGAGAACATGATCGACGGCAAACATCTGGCATTGAGAACCATTGCCAGTCAGTTGTCTGACCCCGACAGCGCCCATCCGATCGGACTTGTGTTCCCTGACGATCCAAACATCAGCCATCTGGCATCAGATGAAGCACTGCTCGCCAGCCTCTGCAAAGCCATCGACATTCAAAAGGCGGATTATGAGCACCAGCCGTATCCGGTAAACGGGGCGTTCCTTGGAACTCCTGAGACACTATCGCCGCTTGTCGGCTCCTTGTCGGCGCTGAAATCGGCAACGAAGCAGATGCACCTTTCACCGCAAGTGGAAAGTCGGATCATGGCTCGTCTACTGCCGCAAGCCTGCGCCAGCAAACGAATGCACATGAAAACCACAGTCGTTGCCGGTGTCACTTACTAA